The region CGCCAACGCATAACCAAAAGAATGGTTCGACGATTCATCAGACGTCACCGTGATTGGCGGTACTGGGTTTTGTTCGGCGTGTTCGATCGCCGTCTCGACCGCTTCACGCTGTGGTCTTGGCAACGTGATCGACGTCGTGGCGAATTCGGCGGCCAGTGTTGCGGCAGTTTCACGGATTGTGGCAACGGATGCTCGCACTTCGGCCGAGCTTTCCATCAACGCGGTGAATTCGGCGGCTTCCGTTGGATCGAGTTCACCGAACACAAATGCGGTCGCTTGTTCTTGCAACCACTGGTCGTCTCGAGAGGCGGCGTTGGACGATGTCATTGGACTAGGAATTACTTTCGGAAGGGGCGAGACGTTCACGAACCGTTTTCAGCCCTGTGCTCAAGAGATAGCCAACGTTTCCGACGCTTAATCCGGTCGCATGGCTAATCTCGCGATAGCTAAGACCTCCTTCGATTTTTAACCGGATGACCTCCTGCTGTCGCTCGGGTAGGTTTCCAAGCAGATTCATCGCATCGTTGTATCGTTCGGCCATGTCGGCTTGGGTGATCGGATCTACATCGCGGCTGGGTTCTTTTTCGGCGACGGTGTCTTGTAGTGACTTCATCCGTCCTTCCTTCTTCATGATGTCGAGGGCCCGATTTCGGCAGACGCGAAACAACCATTGCCGCACACGCCCGTCGACCTTGCCGCGTGGCTGCTTACAAAGCCTCAAAAAGACGTCCTGTACCAAATCATTCGCCCGATCACGATCGCCTAATAGATGTTTGGCATAGCCCAGCAGCGCCAGTTCGTTGTCTCGAAACGCTTCGGACAACCAACCGTCACTCCTGCCGTCGGATCGAGACTCGTCCGATCGATCGCGATGATCTTCGTGACGAATCGAACCAACGGAATCATATTTTGGATCGGTCTGCTTCATTGCCTGTTGCAGGCGAAAGATAAGGTTTGCGGATCCTTGCACTTGTTCTAACGATCGAAACGCCAGATCCTTAGAAAAGATTTTTGCCGCGCGGCGTCTGCCAAGTCGCTGCAAAGTCATCGCCAACGCGAACCAAGCGGCCTGTTGGCGATAACGCTCTGCTCACGCATGATCGCCGACAGCCTTGCGACCTGGCTTCGGCCCTCG is a window of Roseiconus lacunae DNA encoding:
- a CDS encoding RNA polymerase sigma factor codes for the protein MTLQRLGRRRAAKIFSKDLAFRSLEQVQGSANLIFRLQQAMKQTDPKYDSVGSIRHEDHRDRSDESRSDGRSDGWLSEAFRDNELALLGYAKHLLGDRDRANDLVQDVFLRLCKQPRGKVDGRVRQWLFRVCRNRALDIMKKEGRMKSLQDTVAEKEPSRDVDPITQADMAERYNDAMNLLGNLPERQQEVIRLKIEGGLSYREISHATGLSVGNVGYLLSTGLKTVRERLAPSESNS